One segment of Streptosporangium brasiliense DNA contains the following:
- a CDS encoding class I SAM-dependent methyltransferase, producing MSGKRQAQLAYSEFQAAMLDEEKRRRKAAKIVAVLGHFLGRDKDVLHGLTVADIGCSAGFIADELAGAGASRTFGVDIDVPGLRKAAERFGERVEFVCADGTALPFPDGSIDVLVFNHIYEHVVDPDAIMAEMRRVLADDGVLYLGLGNRLGVMEPHYKLPFLSYLPPALADRYVRLSGRADSYYERYRTRRGLRKMVRGLRVWDYTFPVLATPAAFAGAELFPGVVGRVAGGVLARLPRSVLRGLLPVVPTYLWVATKSTRRPAGASLPQPPDPVRPL from the coding sequence ATGAGCGGGAAACGGCAGGCGCAGCTGGCGTACTCCGAGTTCCAGGCGGCGATGCTGGACGAGGAGAAGCGCCGCCGCAAGGCGGCGAAGATCGTGGCGGTGCTCGGCCACTTCCTCGGCCGTGACAAGGACGTCCTGCACGGCCTGACGGTCGCCGACATCGGCTGCTCGGCGGGGTTCATCGCCGACGAGCTCGCCGGCGCGGGCGCGAGCCGCACCTTCGGCGTCGACATCGACGTGCCCGGCCTGCGCAAGGCGGCCGAGCGCTTCGGCGAGCGGGTCGAGTTCGTCTGCGCCGACGGCACCGCGCTGCCCTTCCCCGACGGCTCCATCGACGTGCTGGTCTTCAACCACATCTACGAGCACGTGGTGGACCCCGACGCGATCATGGCCGAGATGCGCCGGGTGCTCGCCGACGACGGCGTGCTCTACCTGGGGCTGGGCAACCGGCTCGGGGTGATGGAGCCGCACTACAAGCTGCCGTTCCTGTCCTACCTGCCGCCCGCGCTGGCCGACCGCTACGTCCGGCTGTCGGGCCGGGCCGACAGCTACTACGAGCGCTACCGCACCCGCCGCGGCCTGCGGAAGATGGTGCGCGGCCTGCGGGTGTGGGACTACACCTTCCCGGTGCTGGCCACCCCGGCGGCCTTCGCCGGCGCCGAGCTGTTCCCCGGCGTGGTCGGCCGCGTGGCCGGGGGCGTGCTGGCCCGGCTGCCCCGCTCCGTCCTGCGGGGGCTGCTGCCGGTCGTGCCGACCTACCTGTGGGTGGCCACCAAGAGCACCCGCCGCCCGGCTGGGGCGTCCCTGCCCCAGCCGCCCGACCCGGTCCGCCCCCTGTGA
- a CDS encoding glycosyltransferase family 4 protein codes for MTPRVLVDAAAVPADRGALIRYVDGLVAALDRAGADLAVVCQRAEAGRYAALAPSARILSGPLGITNRAARLAWEQTGLPVLAQQAGAQVIHAPYYSMPLRSGLPTVVTVHDVTWFTEPAPHGAVKASFFRSATRTAVRHASRVVVPSKATRDELIRVLAADPTRIDVAYHGVDPALFHRPSEREVRHAADRLGLHGTPYVAFLGPLDPRKNVPNLIRGFVRAVEDLPDPPALVLAGGLRDAEVDAAVEEVPSRVRVLRPGYLAFTDLSGFLGGALVAAFPSRGEGFGLPVLEAMACGAPVLTTHRTSLPEVGGDAVAYTEPDDVSIAEALRALLASPERREALSAAGLARSREFTWEASAEAHLLSYQRAVE; via the coding sequence TTGACGCCCCGAGTGCTCGTCGACGCGGCCGCCGTTCCGGCCGATCGCGGTGCGTTGATCAGATATGTCGACGGCCTCGTCGCCGCGCTGGACAGGGCCGGCGCCGACCTGGCGGTCGTCTGCCAGCGGGCCGAGGCCGGCCGTTACGCCGCGCTCGCGCCCTCCGCCCGGATCCTGTCCGGTCCCCTCGGCATCACCAACCGGGCGGCCCGGCTCGCCTGGGAGCAGACCGGGCTCCCGGTCCTGGCCCAGCAGGCCGGCGCCCAGGTGATCCACGCCCCCTATTACTCGATGCCGCTGCGCTCGGGCCTGCCGACCGTGGTGACCGTGCACGACGTCACCTGGTTCACCGAGCCCGCGCCGCACGGCGCGGTCAAGGCGTCCTTCTTCCGCTCGGCGACCCGCACGGCCGTCCGGCACGCCTCCCGGGTGGTCGTGCCCTCCAAGGCGACCAGGGACGAGCTGATCCGGGTGCTCGCCGCCGACCCCACCCGGATCGACGTCGCCTACCACGGCGTGGACCCGGCGCTGTTCCACCGGCCCTCCGAGCGGGAGGTCAGGCACGCCGCCGACCGGCTCGGCCTGCACGGCACCCCCTACGTCGCCTTCCTCGGCCCGCTGGACCCGCGCAAGAACGTCCCCAACCTGATCCGCGGCTTCGTCCGGGCCGTCGAGGACCTCCCCGACCCGCCCGCCCTGGTGCTGGCCGGGGGCCTGCGCGACGCCGAGGTGGACGCCGCGGTCGAGGAGGTCCCCTCCCGGGTGAGGGTGCTGCGCCCGGGCTATCTGGCCTTCACCGACCTGTCGGGGTTCCTCGGCGGCGCGCTCGTGGCGGCCTTCCCCTCGCGCGGCGAGGGTTTCGGGCTCCCGGTGCTGGAGGCGATGGCCTGCGGCGCGCCGGTGCTCACCACGCACCGCACCTCGCTGCCCGAGGTGGGCGGGGACGCGGTCGCCTACACCGAGCCCGACGACGTCAGCATCGCCGAGGCGCTGCGCGCGCTGCTGGCCTCGCCGGAGCGCCGCGAGGCCCTGTCCGCCGCGGGGCTCGCCCGCTCCAGGGAGTTCACCTGGGAGGCCTCGGCCGAGGCCCATCTGCTCTCGTATCAACGTGCTGTCGAATAG
- a CDS encoding lysylphosphatidylglycerol synthase transmembrane domain-containing protein: MLSRLRSSRLLRVLLALVALAFVGYGLSRNWQGTLEALARLSWWSVAGSCAAVMAGAGCMLLAWRSVVAGLGSALSPRVAARVLFVGQLGKYVPGSVWAYAAMMELGRDHGCPPRRTFSATSLALVISLGCAVGLAAATLPFTARSVAERAWYLALVIPVIVLCLHPRVLTWGLNLALRIARRDPVERVLPGRALLAAVAWTVLGWLVYGLHTWLILGDLTGDFSLYPLGAGAYAFAWATGLLIAVVPAGVGVREAAMVAVIAPAIDTHGATAAVITAGVVALISRLAFTFTDVAWAGIGWLLGRGAQAPAETRASTYVAQ, from the coding sequence GTGCTCAGCCGACTGCGGTCAAGCCGCCTCCTCCGGGTCCTGCTCGCCCTGGTCGCGCTGGCCTTCGTCGGCTACGGCCTGTCCCGCAACTGGCAGGGCACGCTCGAAGCGCTCGCCCGGCTGTCCTGGTGGTCGGTGGCCGGGTCCTGCGCGGCGGTGATGGCCGGAGCGGGATGCATGCTCCTGGCCTGGCGCAGCGTGGTCGCCGGGCTGGGCTCCGCGCTGTCGCCGCGCGTGGCCGCGCGCGTGCTGTTCGTCGGCCAGCTCGGCAAATACGTCCCGGGATCGGTCTGGGCCTACGCCGCGATGATGGAGCTGGGCCGCGACCACGGCTGCCCGCCCCGGCGCACCTTCAGCGCCACCTCCCTGGCCCTGGTGATCTCGCTGGGCTGCGCGGTCGGCCTGGCCGCCGCCACGCTGCCGTTCACCGCCCGCTCGGTGGCCGAGCGGGCGTGGTATCTCGCCCTGGTCATCCCGGTGATCGTCCTGTGCCTGCACCCGAGGGTCCTCACCTGGGGCCTGAACCTGGCGCTGCGGATCGCCCGCAGGGACCCCGTCGAGCGGGTGCTGCCCGGCCGCGCCCTGCTGGCCGCCGTCGCCTGGACCGTCCTGGGCTGGCTGGTCTACGGCCTGCACACCTGGCTCATCCTCGGCGACCTGACCGGCGACTTCTCGCTCTACCCGCTCGGCGCCGGGGCCTACGCCTTCGCCTGGGCGACCGGCCTGCTGATCGCGGTCGTCCCGGCCGGGGTGGGCGTGCGCGAGGCCGCGATGGTCGCGGTCATCGCGCCGGCGATCGACACGCACGGCGCCACCGCGGCCGTGATCACCGCCGGGGTCGTCGCCCTGATCTCCCGGCTGGCCTTCACCTTCACCGACGTGGCCTGGGCCGGGATCGGCTGGCTGCTCGGTCGCGGCGCTCAGGCCCCCGCCGAGACCAGGGCGTCCACATACGTCGCCCAGTAG
- a CDS encoding NDP-sugar synthase, with product MTETPLPELEAILLVGGQGTRLRPLTLGTPKPLLPTAGVPFLAHQLARARAFGVRRIVFATSYRAEMFSEAFGDGSAFGLSLEYMTEETPLGTGGAIRNAAEALTCGPDAPVLVLNGDILSGHDIGDQVARHVERQAALTLHLTEVDDPTRFGCVPTDAEGRVTAFLEKTPNPVTNRINAGCYVFTRSVIDSIPAGQVVSVERETFPGLIDSGALVLGYADASYWLDVGTPAAFIKGSRDLVLGRLASPALPGPTGEFLALPGARISAEAKIDGGSVAGARAVVESGAQVSGSVLGDGCVIHSGATVVDSVVGIGARVASGAVLRDVVIGDGAIVGPGNELMAGSRIWPGVVLPECAVRFSSDV from the coding sequence ATGACGGAGACCCCTTTGCCGGAGCTCGAGGCGATTCTCCTTGTCGGAGGACAGGGGACGCGTCTGCGTCCGCTGACGCTCGGCACCCCCAAGCCGCTGCTGCCCACCGCTGGGGTTCCCTTCCTCGCACACCAGCTCGCCCGGGCCCGCGCGTTCGGCGTGCGGCGCATCGTGTTCGCGACCTCCTACCGGGCGGAGATGTTCTCCGAGGCGTTCGGTGACGGCTCGGCGTTCGGGCTCTCGCTCGAATACATGACCGAGGAGACCCCGCTCGGCACCGGCGGCGCCATCCGCAACGCCGCCGAGGCGCTGACCTGCGGCCCCGACGCGCCGGTGCTGGTGCTCAACGGCGACATCCTGTCCGGCCACGACATCGGCGACCAGGTCGCCCGGCACGTCGAGCGGCAGGCCGCCCTCACCCTGCACCTGACCGAGGTCGACGATCCCACGCGCTTCGGCTGCGTGCCGACCGACGCGGAGGGGCGGGTGACCGCCTTCCTGGAGAAGACCCCCAACCCGGTCACCAACCGGATCAACGCCGGCTGCTACGTCTTCACCCGCTCGGTGATCGACTCGATCCCGGCCGGGCAGGTCGTCTCGGTCGAGCGCGAGACCTTCCCCGGCCTGATCGACTCCGGTGCCCTGGTGCTGGGATACGCCGACGCCTCCTACTGGCTCGACGTGGGCACGCCCGCGGCCTTCATCAAGGGCTCCCGCGACCTGGTGCTCGGCCGCCTCGCCTCGCCCGCCCTGCCCGGCCCCACCGGCGAGTTCCTCGCGCTGCCCGGGGCCCGGATCTCGGCCGAGGCCAAGATCGACGGTGGTTCGGTGGCCGGCGCCCGCGCGGTCGTGGAGTCCGGCGCGCAGGTCTCCGGCAGCGTGCTCGGCGACGGCTGCGTGATCCACTCGGGGGCGACCGTGGTCGACTCGGTGGTCGGCATCGGCGCCCGCGTCGCCTCCGGGGCGGTCCTGCGCGACGTCGTCATCGGCGACGGCGCGATCGTGGGGCCCGGCAACGAGCTCATGGCGGGCAGCCGCATCTGGCCCGGTGTCGTGCTCCCCGAGTGCGCCGTCCGCTTCTCCAGCGACGTCTGA
- a CDS encoding glycosyltransferase family 2 protein, translating into MDATPYVTIVLPCYNEQDHVIDEVERICGAMDRSGYTYELVAVDDCSSDQTLARLQEAAPRFPNMRIRAFHRNGGSGTVRRIGSQEARGEIVVWTDADMTYPNERIPELVEILDKDHTIDQVVGARTTEEGSHKFLRVPAKWFIRKVAERLAGQKIPDLNSGLRAFRKSVARPYLRLLPPGFSCVTTITLSFLSNQHDVYYLPIEYSKRAGKSKFSFVSDAYRYILQVLRMVMYFNPLKVLMPPALWLVGIGLVKGVVDMIRYGFYLTSNTIVIFLSGLLIGSLALLADLIVRSRSE; encoded by the coding sequence GTGGACGCAACGCCGTACGTCACGATCGTTCTGCCCTGTTACAACGAGCAGGACCATGTCATCGACGAGGTCGAGCGCATCTGCGGGGCCATGGACCGCAGCGGCTACACCTACGAGCTCGTGGCCGTGGACGACTGCTCCAGCGACCAGACGCTGGCCAGGCTGCAGGAGGCCGCGCCGCGCTTCCCCAACATGCGGATCCGGGCCTTCCACCGCAACGGCGGGTCGGGCACGGTGCGCCGGATCGGCAGCCAGGAGGCGCGCGGCGAGATCGTCGTGTGGACCGACGCCGACATGACCTACCCGAACGAGCGCATCCCCGAGCTCGTCGAGATCCTGGACAAGGACCACACGATCGACCAGGTCGTGGGCGCGCGGACCACCGAGGAGGGCTCGCACAAGTTCCTGCGGGTGCCGGCGAAGTGGTTCATCCGCAAGGTGGCCGAGCGGCTGGCGGGCCAGAAGATCCCCGACCTCAACAGCGGACTGCGGGCCTTCCGCAAGTCGGTCGCCCGGCCGTATCTACGGCTGCTGCCGCCCGGATTCTCCTGCGTCACCACGATCACGCTGTCGTTCCTGTCCAACCAGCACGACGTCTACTACCTGCCGATCGAATACAGCAAGCGGGCGGGTAAGTCGAAGTTCAGCTTCGTCTCCGACGCCTACCGCTACATCCTGCAGGTGCTGCGGATGGTCATGTACTTCAACCCGCTCAAGGTGCTCATGCCGCCCGCGCTCTGGCTGGTCGGCATCGGCCTGGTCAAGGGCGTCGTCGACATGATCCGCTACGGCTTCTACCTGACCAGCAACACCATCGTGATCTTCCTGTCCGGGCTGCTCATCGGCTCGCTGGCGCTGCTGGCCGACCTCATCGTGCGCTCCAGGAGCGAGTAG
- a CDS encoding type II toxin-antitoxin system Phd/YefM family antitoxin, whose amino-acid sequence MSQQLHSKPTVAVRDLAHKTSQVLARVKAGETLTVTQNGEPVAMVVPFRQPEPAVPAGGHATGEDPV is encoded by the coding sequence ATGAGTCAGCAGTTGCACAGCAAGCCCACGGTAGCCGTCCGTGACCTCGCCCATAAGACCAGTCAGGTTCTCGCGCGGGTCAAGGCGGGAGAGACGCTGACCGTCACCCAGAACGGTGAGCCCGTCGCCATGGTCGTGCCGTTCCGGCAGCCGGAGCCGGCCGTGCCCGCCGGGGGGCACGCGACGGGCGAGGATCCCGTGTGA
- a CDS encoding lysylphosphatidylglycerol synthase transmembrane domain-containing protein gives MKRLVRAAFLLVALGFGAWVVARQWEEILAGFARLSWQALALSLVAVVAALCGGMMTWRALLADLGSPLPFRPAAKVFFVGQLGKYIPGSIWPMLAQMEMGRELGVPRSRSAAAFFLTMPVQLGSGLVISGVTLPAALPGAAAPYAWAFLLIPVLAVVFEPRVINAVLGFGLRKLKREPLERPLSRRGMLTALGWAMLGWTAYGLHLAAVVHDFGPSGVSVAVFSIGAFALSWCLGIMTFVVPAGAGVREVAMVAVLAPVLNQGSAIAVALCSRIVIIAGDLVCAGAAGLSARRAADPRRDPDPGKAV, from the coding sequence GTGAAACGCCTGGTCCGCGCCGCCTTCCTGCTCGTGGCGCTGGGGTTCGGCGCGTGGGTGGTGGCGAGGCAGTGGGAGGAGATCCTGGCCGGGTTCGCCCGGCTGTCCTGGCAGGCGCTCGCGCTGTCGCTGGTCGCCGTGGTCGCGGCGCTGTGCGGCGGGATGATGACCTGGCGGGCGCTGCTGGCCGACCTCGGCTCGCCGCTGCCGTTCCGCCCGGCGGCGAAGGTCTTCTTCGTCGGCCAGCTGGGGAAATACATCCCCGGTTCCATCTGGCCGATGCTCGCCCAGATGGAGATGGGCCGCGAGCTGGGGGTGCCCAGGTCGCGGAGCGCTGCGGCCTTCTTCCTGACGATGCCGGTGCAGCTCGGCAGCGGGCTGGTGATCTCGGGGGTGACGCTGCCGGCCGCCCTGCCGGGGGCGGCCGCGCCGTACGCCTGGGCGTTCCTGCTGATCCCGGTGCTCGCGGTGGTGTTCGAGCCGCGGGTGATCAACGCGGTCCTCGGGTTCGGGCTGCGGAAGCTGAAGCGCGAGCCGTTGGAGCGCCCGCTCTCCCGCCGGGGCATGCTCACCGCGCTGGGCTGGGCGATGCTCGGCTGGACCGCCTACGGCCTGCACCTGGCGGCGGTCGTCCACGACTTCGGGCCCTCGGGTGTCTCGGTGGCGGTGTTCTCCATCGGGGCGTTCGCGCTGTCCTGGTGCCTGGGGATCATGACGTTCGTGGTCCCCGCCGGAGCCGGGGTGCGGGAGGTGGCCATGGTCGCCGTGCTGGCGCCCGTCCTGAACCAGGGATCGGCGATCGCCGTGGCGCTCTGCTCCAGGATCGTCATCATCGCCGGCGATCTCGTCTGCGCCGGCGCCGCGGGTCTGTCGGCGCGCCGCGCCGCCGATCCCCGGCGGGATCCCGACCCGGGAAAAGCCGTGTGA
- a CDS encoding glycosyltransferase family 4 protein, whose protein sequence is MRIAIVGPTHPYKGGGAAHTTELAHRLRAAGHEVVIESWKAQYPSFLYPGQQTVDTPAGAPYPDVRRDLDWRRPDGWVRCGRRLAEADLVILAVLSPVQVPPYLGILYGLGRRTRTVALCHNVLPHERKPYDVPLMRALLRRVDGVLVHSEQQAAPARELGPAPVTVAEMAPHLPAGLQEHPHVEGVTNRLLFFGLVRPYKGLDLLIRALPEGVSLRVAGEFWGCLEQTEALVTELGLTARVELRPGYVADGDVPGLFADVDALVLPYRSGTASQQVWFGHEHGVPVIATRVGTLGDHVTDGVDGLLVEPGSVEALRAALTAFYRPGEPERLRAGVKAVDPEPYWATYVDALVSAGA, encoded by the coding sequence ATGCGGATCGCGATCGTCGGGCCGACCCACCCCTACAAGGGCGGCGGGGCCGCGCACACCACCGAGCTGGCGCACCGCCTGCGGGCCGCCGGGCACGAGGTGGTGATCGAGTCGTGGAAGGCCCAGTACCCCTCCTTCCTCTATCCGGGGCAGCAGACCGTGGACACCCCCGCGGGCGCGCCCTACCCCGACGTCCGCCGTGACCTCGACTGGCGCCGCCCGGACGGCTGGGTCCGCTGCGGACGCCGGCTGGCGGAGGCCGACCTGGTGATCCTCGCCGTGCTCAGCCCCGTGCAGGTCCCGCCCTACCTGGGCATCCTGTACGGCCTGGGCCGCCGGACCCGGACCGTCGCGCTCTGCCACAACGTCCTGCCCCACGAGCGCAAGCCCTACGACGTCCCGCTGATGAGGGCGCTGCTGCGCCGGGTGGACGGGGTGCTCGTCCACTCCGAGCAGCAGGCCGCGCCGGCCCGCGAGCTCGGTCCCGCCCCGGTGACGGTGGCCGAGATGGCGCCGCACCTGCCGGCCGGGCTCCAGGAGCACCCCCATGTCGAGGGCGTGACCAACAGGCTGCTGTTCTTCGGCCTGGTCCGCCCGTACAAGGGGCTCGACCTGCTGATCCGCGCGCTGCCCGAGGGCGTCTCGCTCCGGGTCGCGGGGGAGTTCTGGGGCTGCCTGGAGCAGACGGAGGCGCTGGTCACCGAGCTCGGCCTGACCGCCAGGGTGGAGCTGCGGCCGGGTTACGTGGCCGACGGGGACGTGCCGGGGCTGTTCGCCGACGTCGACGCGCTCGTCCTGCCCTACCGGAGCGGTACGGCCAGCCAGCAGGTGTGGTTCGGGCACGAGCACGGGGTGCCGGTGATCGCCACCCGGGTGGGGACGCTCGGTGACCACGTGACCGACGGCGTCGACGGGCTGCTCGTCGAGCCCGGGTCGGTGGAGGCGCTCCGCGCGGCGCTGACCGCCTTCTACCGGCCGGGCGAGCCCGAGCGGCTGCGCGCCGGGGTCAAGGCCGTCGACCCCGAGCCCTACTGGGCGACGTATGTGGACGCCCTGGTCTCGGCGGGGGCCTGA